A genomic region of Papaver somniferum cultivar HN1 chromosome 7, ASM357369v1, whole genome shotgun sequence contains the following coding sequences:
- the LOC113297801 gene encoding glutamyl-tRNA reductase-binding protein, chloroplastic-like gives MLPQIRSLSPRYVPSILPPATTSHFSTSKLISFSTTLSSIKPFAKNTKVSLSKNNPCLNLSIKPLKCSVSVIPEPTQIDLQKKPSPAEVARTIIELSSVGTLSTLTSEGWPLGIGVRFAVDSNGTPIFCLNSSDRRFLLDRKSSLHVQFEQSGTRTTQCTLQGSLDKPEDRAALKKFHSIWERRFGEEVDADLIYVVSVEKIFQKEDFKEDGIWVDSSEYKIANPDPLRDSAKNIVNEINTNQTEDFERICSVYVDSDLKVTHAKAIWVDRLGLDVHIHFERAMFEVRIPFPREVTDEKGAKSSFNCMSQLAWEVEKSYTIPEFEKGKLLKQIR, from the exons ATGTTACCTCAAATTCGATCTCTCTCACCTCGCTACGTTCCTTCAATCCTTCCTCCTGCTACTACCAGTCACTTCTCCACCAGCAAACTAATCTCTTTCTCAACAACTTTATCTTCAATCAAACCATTTGCAAAAAATACTAAAGTAAGCCTTTCTAAGAACAACCCATGTCTTAACTTATCAATTAAACCTTTAAAATGTTCAGTTTCAGTAATCCCAGAACCAACACAAATTGATTTACAGAAAAAACCATCTCCAGCTGAAGTTGCTAGAACAATAATTGAATTGTCTAGTGTTGGTACTCTATCTACTTTAACCAGTGAAGGTTGGCCATTAGGTATTGGTGTTAGATTTGCTGTTGATTCTAATGGTACTCCTATATTCTGTTTGAATTCAAGTGATAGGCGTTTTTTGCTTGATAGAAAGTCTAGTCTACATGTTCAG TTTGAGCAAAGTGGGACCAGGACTACACAGTGTACATTGCAGGGAAGTCTTGACAAACCAGAAGACCGAGCAGCTTTAAAG AAGTTCCATTCTATTTGGGAAAGGAGGTTTGGTGAAGAAGTTGACGCAGATCTTATCTATGTAGTCTCTGTTGAAAAGATCTTTCAAAAGGAGGATTTTAAGGAG GATGGTATATGGGTGGATTCATCAGAATATAAAATTGCAAATCCTGATCCCCTTCGGGATTCTGCAAAAAACATTGTGAATGAGATAAACACTAACCAGACAGAGGATTTTGAGCGAATTTGCAGCGTTTATGTGGATTCCGATCTCAAG GTAACACATGCAAAAGCAATATGGGTTGATCGATTAGGTTTGGATGTTCATATTCACTTTGAGAGAGCTATGTTCGAAGTTAGGATTCCTTTCCCTAGAGAAGTTACAGACGAGAAGGGTGCCAAATCATCTTTCAATTGTATGTCTCAACTTGCTTGGGAAGTAGAGAAGAGCTACACCATACCAGAGTTTGAGAAGGGTAAGCTTTTAAAACAGATAAGATGA